One stretch of Accipiter gentilis chromosome 20, bAccGen1.1, whole genome shotgun sequence DNA includes these proteins:
- the MED10 gene encoding mediator of RNA polymerase II transcription subunit 10 isoform X5 — protein sequence MPHSSLCVEGLAQSIPAGRSEVGVPQLSWGSPPYEGAQGRCCHPLGTGQRGDKPAGESSWGTEPFRQNPPLSFHRWLGVTSRFISLSPLLPVSPSTSHEENSAWLIPLAAQLDVSWHRFVVVALSSAVTVRDRWKDSVVACKYKLYSPNKQDAKQQQL from the exons ATGCCACACTCCTCTCTCTGCGTGGAGGGTCTTGCCCAGTCCATTCCCGCGGGcagaagcgaggtgggggtcccccagctctcctggggcagccccccctaCGAGGGGGCTCAGGGGAGGTGTTGTCATCCCCTTGGTACTGGGCAAAGGGGAGACAAACCGGCCGGTGAGAGCTCCTGGGGTACAGAGCCCTTCCGGCAGAATCCTCCCCTGTCTTTTCACCGTTGGctgggtgtgacaagcaggttcatttctttgtctcctcttctcccagtgtcacCTTCCACGTCACACGAAGAAAATTCTGCGTGGTTAATTCcgcttgctgctcag ctggatgtcagctggcaccgATTCGTcgtggttgccctttcttctgccgtgACAGTACGAGACAGATGGAAAGATTCCGtagtggcctgcaagtacaag ctttattcaccaaacaagcaagatgcaaagcagcagcagctgtag
- the MED10 gene encoding mediator of RNA polymerase II transcription subunit 10 isoform X3 encodes MPHSSLCVEGLAQSIPAGRSEVGVPQLSWGSPPYEGAQGRCCHPLGTGQRGDKPAGESSWGTEPFRQNPPLSFHRWLGVTSRFISLSPLLPVSPSTSHEENSAWLIPLAAQLDVSWHRFVVVALSSAVTVRDRWKDSVVACKYKVHLRCVSAFFQRVDLQR; translated from the exons ATGCCACACTCCTCTCTCTGCGTGGAGGGTCTTGCCCAGTCCATTCCCGCGGGcagaagcgaggtgggggtcccccagctctcctggggcagccccccctaCGAGGGGGCTCAGGGGAGGTGTTGTCATCCCCTTGGTACTGGGCAAAGGGGAGACAAACCGGCCGGTGAGAGCTCCTGGGGTACAGAGCCCTTCCGGCAGAATCCTCCCCTGTCTTTTCACCGTTGGctgggtgtgacaagcaggttcatttctttgtctcctcttctcccagtgtcacCTTCCACGTCACACGAAGAAAATTCTGCGTGGTTAATTCcgcttgctgctcag ctggatgtcagctggcaccgATTCGTcgtggttgccctttcttctgccgtgACAGTACGAGACAGATGGAAAGATTCCGtagtggcctgcaagtacaaggtacACCTACGATGTGTGTCTGCGTTTTTCCAAAG agtggatcttcagaggtga
- the MED10 gene encoding mediator of RNA polymerase II transcription subunit 10 isoform X4, which translates to MPHSSLCVEGLAQSIPAGRSEVGVPQLSWGSPPYEGAQGRCCHPLGTGQRGDKPAGESSWGTEPFRQNPPLSFHRWLGVTSRFISLSPLLPVSPSTSHEENSAWLIPLAAQLDVSWHRFVVVALSSAVTVRDRWKDSVVACKYKLSDSSCAPPPSAGRAV; encoded by the exons ATGCCACACTCCTCTCTCTGCGTGGAGGGTCTTGCCCAGTCCATTCCCGCGGGcagaagcgaggtgggggtcccccagctctcctggggcagccccccctaCGAGGGGGCTCAGGGGAGGTGTTGTCATCCCCTTGGTACTGGGCAAAGGGGAGACAAACCGGCCGGTGAGAGCTCCTGGGGTACAGAGCCCTTCCGGCAGAATCCTCCCCTGTCTTTTCACCGTTGGctgggtgtgacaagcaggttcatttctttgtctcctcttctcccagtgtcacCTTCCACGTCACACGAAGAAAATTCTGCGTGGTTAATTCcgcttgctgctcag ctggatgtcagctggcaccgATTCGTcgtggttgccctttcttctgccgtgACAGTACGAGACAGATGGAAAGATTCCGtagtggcctgcaagtacaag ctcagcgactcttcttgtgcacccccaccctctgctggcagggcggtatga
- the MED10 gene encoding mediator of RNA polymerase II transcription subunit 10 isoform X6, producing the protein MPHSSLCVEGLAQSIPAGRSEVGVPQLSWGSPPYEGAQGRCCHPLGTGQRGDKPAGESSWGTEPFRQNPPLSFHRWLGVTSRFISLSPLLPVSPSTSHEENSAWLIPLAAQLDVSWHRFVVVALSSAVTVRDRWKDSVVACKYKLKPGQPQTP; encoded by the exons ATGCCACACTCCTCTCTCTGCGTGGAGGGTCTTGCCCAGTCCATTCCCGCGGGcagaagcgaggtgggggtcccccagctctcctggggcagccccccctaCGAGGGGGCTCAGGGGAGGTGTTGTCATCCCCTTGGTACTGGGCAAAGGGGAGACAAACCGGCCGGTGAGAGCTCCTGGGGTACAGAGCCCTTCCGGCAGAATCCTCCCCTGTCTTTTCACCGTTGGctgggtgtgacaagcaggttcatttctttgtctcctcttctcccagtgtcacCTTCCACGTCACACGAAGAAAATTCTGCGTGGTTAATTCcgcttgctgctcag ctggatgtcagctggcaccgATTCGTcgtggttgccctttcttctgccgtgACAGTACGAGACAGATGGAAAGATTCCGtagtggcctgcaagtacaag ctgaaaccaggacaaccccaaaccccctga
- the MED10 gene encoding mediator of RNA polymerase II transcription subunit 10 isoform X2 yields the protein MPHSSLCVEGLAQSIPAGRSEVGVPQLSWGSPPYEGAQGRCCHPLGTGQRGDKPAGESSWGTEPFRQNPPLSFHRWLGVTSRFISLSPLLPVSPSTSHEENSAWLIPLAAQLDVSWHRFVVVALSSAVTVRDRWKDSVVACKYKVHLRCVSAFFQSSATLLVHPHPLLAGRYEKLEGP from the exons ATGCCACACTCCTCTCTCTGCGTGGAGGGTCTTGCCCAGTCCATTCCCGCGGGcagaagcgaggtgggggtcccccagctctcctggggcagccccccctaCGAGGGGGCTCAGGGGAGGTGTTGTCATCCCCTTGGTACTGGGCAAAGGGGAGACAAACCGGCCGGTGAGAGCTCCTGGGGTACAGAGCCCTTCCGGCAGAATCCTCCCCTGTCTTTTCACCGTTGGctgggtgtgacaagcaggttcatttctttgtctcctcttctcccagtgtcacCTTCCACGTCACACGAAGAAAATTCTGCGTGGTTAATTCcgcttgctgctcag ctggatgtcagctggcaccgATTCGTcgtggttgccctttcttctgccgtgACAGTACGAGACAGATGGAAAGATTCCGtagtggcctgcaagtacaaggtacACCTACGATGTGTGTCTGCGTTTTTCCAAAG ctcagcgactcttcttgtgcacccccaccctctgctggcagggcggtatgagaagctggaaggtccttga
- the MED10 gene encoding mediator of RNA polymerase II transcription subunit 10 isoform X1, with translation MPHSSLCVEGLAQSIPAGRSEVGVPQLSWGSPPYEGAQGRCCHPLGTGQRGDKPAGESSWGTEPFRQNPPLSFHRWLGVTSRFISLSPLLPVSPSTSHEENSAWLIPLAAQLDVSWHRFVVVALSSAVTVRDRWKDSVVACKYKSGSSEVIDLTVEVISNETFHSLEKKKKKRGKKKVNFLPKTQAQPIFLKLMTSLVFGFSVVTVEITRKRVAQHASVLPKALGNPPVLFGSRRYCSTGDFTN, from the exons ATGCCACACTCCTCTCTCTGCGTGGAGGGTCTTGCCCAGTCCATTCCCGCGGGcagaagcgaggtgggggtcccccagctctcctggggcagccccccctaCGAGGGGGCTCAGGGGAGGTGTTGTCATCCCCTTGGTACTGGGCAAAGGGGAGACAAACCGGCCGGTGAGAGCTCCTGGGGTACAGAGCCCTTCCGGCAGAATCCTCCCCTGTCTTTTCACCGTTGGctgggtgtgacaagcaggttcatttctttgtctcctcttctcccagtgtcacCTTCCACGTCACACGAAGAAAATTCTGCGTGGTTAATTCcgcttgctgctcag ctggatgtcagctggcaccgATTCGTcgtggttgccctttcttctgccgtgACAGTACGAGACAGATGGAAAGATTCCGtagtggcctgcaagtacaag agtggatcttcagaggtgattgacttgacagtagaagtcatcagtaacgagacttttcactctcttgaaaaaaagaaaaagaagaggggaaaaaaaaaagtcaatttccttccaaagacccaagcacagcccatcttcctaaagttgatgACATCACTGGTCTTcggtttctcagttgtaacagtcgaGATAACACGAAAACGTGTTGCTCAGCATGCTTCAGTACtaccaaaagcattaggaaatccaccagtgctttttggtagtcggaggtattgcagcactggggattttacaaactga